The Clostridia bacterium DNA window TCTCAGTAAATATGACCAAATGACCGGAACTGCTCACGGGAAAAAACTCCGTTAAACCTTGAATAATGCCTAAAACAATGCCCTCCCAAATAGTCATCCTTTTCCTCCTAATGCTCCCCGAGTACGGCGCTGCTGATATTATTGGAATGGTCGCCGATACGTTCCAGGTTACTCATAATATCTAAGTATATCACACCAGAACCCGGAAAACACTTGCCTGTATTGAGACGGCTGATATGATTGCGGCGCAGCTCTTTCTCTAAAAGGTCTATCTGTTTTTCCATATCCAGTGTCTTTTTAGCCTCATCGACGCTGTCATGCTGCAGGCTGTGAATAGCCTGCAGGTACGTCTCGCTGACCAGAGCGCTCATGGAAGAGATCTCCTCTAAAG harbors:
- a CDS encoding Na/Pi cotransporter family protein, producing VYEQETIIDQLAEQITTYLVQISQTEMTPALSKKHNSLLHSVTDIERIGDHAENIAEMAMVRIEENLPFSDQALEEISSMSALVSETYLQAIHSLQHDSVDEAKKTLDMEKQIDLLEKELRRNHISRLNTGKCFPGSGVIYLDIMSNLERIGDHSNNISSAVLGEH